Within Terriglobales bacterium, the genomic segment ATTCAAGATTCCAAAGACGATCACATTGAGGCACTCGCTACCATCCGTGGTCTGGAAGGCGAGCCGGATTTTCGGCTTCGTATCGTGCATACTCGCGACATCTCGCAACAGGGCCGGAATGCGATTCACCTCCTACTGTTTATGATCACGGCATTGGGAGTCGCATTCGCCGTCTTGAACCTTTGGACCGTGGATACTTATGTCATAGGCAGGATTCTGAAGCTCACGAAATTTACCAAGACCGTTCGAAGCGGAACTGGCCTTGCTGGGCGCATAGACATTCAAGGTAACGACGAAATCTCGGAGCTGGGCAGCCGAATGAACGACATGCTCTCGGAGCTGCAGGCGTCCCACGAATCGGTTCTCGCTGCCAGAAAGCGGCTTGAGTTTGAAGCGAGCCACGACAGCCTTACAGGAATGTGGAACCGCGCGGCAGGATTAGACTTCCTGAAGAAGGAATTGGCTCGTTCGTCGCGCGAGGGAACCGAAGTGTCGGTTGTCATGCTCGACCTGGATTACTTCAAGGAGATTAACGACCGGTTTGGTCACAGCGGCGGCGATGCGGTGCTGCGAAATCTCTCCTCTGTAATTCGCCGCAACCTGCGGACGTTTGATATGTCCGCGCGCTACGGAGGAGAGGAATTCTTCATCATCGCACCCAATTGTTCACCCGACGAGGCCAAAAGTCTGGCACAGCGCATCATAACGCGTATCGAGTCGTCGCCGATCAATGTTCAAGATTCGGTTGTTCGCGCCACTGCCAGCGCTGGCGTTTGCTCGGGAACATTCCCGACAGCGTCCGAAGATCTGTTGGGCGCTGCGGATCGGGCCTTGTATCGCGCGAAAGCCAACGGGCGGAACAGGGTGGAATGCGAAAGCATTCCGGGGCAGAATGGCCGTCCGCTCGCGAAAACCACACCTCTCCTTCTCGCCTGAATCGGTACTCGCAGTCGCACTTTAGCTGTGTTACAAATGGACATTATGCACAAGCAGGTCTTTCATAACGGTCGTGTGTTGCCGCTCAATGAAGTTCGTCTTTCGCCTGGACAAGCTGGGCTTCTGAACGGATGGGGCGTTTTCAGCACGGTGCGAATCTATGAAGGACATCCATTTGCGTTCGACCATCATTGGGAGCGTTTGGCTCGCGATGCCGAGAAGTTGATGGTGCCTTTGCCTTGCACGAAAGAACAGTGCTACGAGGGCGTGATGGCGCTGATCAAGGCCAACAGGTTGATGGATGGCTGCATGCGCATTTACTTCGTGCTGAACAAAGTTGGTATCTGGTGCAGCGACGAAGACATGCCTGAGACGGATTGGATCATGTACACAGTCGATCTGCCGATGCGCGTTGGGCCGGTAAAACTGGCCATGCAGGAGAACGGGCGTCAGGCGATGCATCCGCTTTCTGGCACCAAAGTCACTTCGTGGCTTCAAAACGTGTGGGTCGTTGAGAAAGCGCACCAGCGCGGATTCGAGGACACGATCCTGCTAAACGAATTCGGCAACGTAACCGAAGCAACAGCGGCGAATCTCTACATTGTGAAGAACGGAAAAGTTGTCACTGCTCCGTTAGCTTCAGGGTGTCTTGCGGGCGTGAGCCGATTGATTCTGAAGGAGATTGCTTCCGGTGCGGGAATTTCGCTGGTCGAGCGCGACTTCACGCCAGAGGAACTGTTCGCTGCCGATGAAGTGTTCATTACTTCCACAACGCGCCAGGTCCAACCAGTCAGTCACATCGAAAGTCACATTTTGTCGCAAGCTCCAGGACCAATCACGACAAAGCTTGCGGAACTGTTCAACCAGTACGTTCAGCGCGAGCACGCCGCACAACTAGCGGCGAAGTAACTCGTTCGCTTTCGTAAGTGGATCATCGACAACACAATGTACCAGCCCAAATTCCAGCGCTTTTCTCGCTGGAATTTTTTCAGCTGCCACGAACATCTCCAGCGCTTTTGCTTTGCCGATCAGGCGCGATAGGCGCTGTGTTCCGCCCCAACCGGTAATCAGCCCGAGCGCCGCGCCACGGTGTCCAAAGATCGCGTGCGGGTGTGCGATGCGCAGGTCGCACGCGAGCGCCAGATCCAGTCCGCCACCCATGCAATAGCCGCGCACGGCGGCATAGACCGGTGCAGGGAAATCGTCGATCGACTGCATCAATTGCTGGCCCATGAGCGCGAAATCGAAGGCGTCGCTACCGAGATGCGTGATTTCGTTCAGGTCCGCTCCGGCAGAGAAGAAGTGATCGTTGCCGGTGATAATCAGCGGCTTCGGATTACGCGCCAA encodes:
- a CDS encoding enoyl-CoA hydratase/isomerase family protein codes for the protein MDHPRWTRSGNAPPDRRRNSDLAVLPHRRRQEPRDLAVLTELTISKHHELEEHDGYRILRLVSGDGTNRLSRECVRELTAAIGVLARNPKPLIITGNDHFFSAGADLNEITHLGSDAFDFALMGQQLMQSIDDFPAPVYAAVRGYCMGGGLDLALACDLRIAHPHAIFGHRGAALGLITGWGGTQRLSRLIGKAKALEMFVAAEKIPARKALEFGLVHCVVDDPLTKANELLRR
- a CDS encoding aminotransferase class IV, producing MDIMHKQVFHNGRVLPLNEVRLSPGQAGLLNGWGVFSTVRIYEGHPFAFDHHWERLARDAEKLMVPLPCTKEQCYEGVMALIKANRLMDGCMRIYFVLNKVGIWCSDEDMPETDWIMYTVDLPMRVGPVKLAMQENGRQAMHPLSGTKVTSWLQNVWVVEKAHQRGFEDTILLNEFGNVTEATAANLYIVKNGKVVTAPLASGCLAGVSRLILKEIASGAGISLVERDFTPEELFAADEVFITSTTRQVQPVSHIESHILSQAPGPITTKLAELFNQYVQREHAAQLAAK
- a CDS encoding diguanylate cyclase, which translates into the protein MKLRRIVTVYTGAITAILLLAMFAVSCAVLPKSFARLERRHVEDDLDRTRQLLHREIVELDRTATDYANWDDTYEYMLNFSPRYVRSTYSVPTLRNLGLRSVMLVNNDDRIVMLRSVKGDETESPHDANHLLRIVSGSRRGVFRSIAGVVQLSDGAVLMAAHPILNSSYKGTPRGILLMTRDFDSKLVARLSSLAQMPVSVELLPHGDAGDQSNNLALPFASTVIQDSKDDHIEALATIRGLEGEPDFRLRIVHTRDISQQGRNAIHLLLFMITALGVAFAVLNLWTVDTYVIGRILKLTKFTKTVRSGTGLAGRIDIQGNDEISELGSRMNDMLSELQASHESVLAARKRLEFEASHDSLTGMWNRAAGLDFLKKELARSSREGTEVSVVMLDLDYFKEINDRFGHSGGDAVLRNLSSVIRRNLRTFDMSARYGGEEFFIIAPNCSPDEAKSLAQRIITRIESSPINVQDSVVRATASAGVCSGTFPTASEDLLGAADRALYRAKANGRNRVECESIPGQNGRPLAKTTPLLLA